DNA from Phycisphaerae bacterium:
GAGGATTTTGGCGTCGATTTCGCGGCCGATGAACTCCCCGATGTCGCCTGGGCGGCGAATATCGACCTGTGAAGCGGGCAGGAACACGGGCACGCCGATGTCGACGAGCAGGCCGCCCTTGATCTTGCGCATGACCCGGCCGCGGACGTCATCGCCTTCGTGGGCGGTCTCGACGAGGCGCTGCCAGTTGAGCAGCCGGTCGGCCTTGCGTTTGCTGATGACCACCAAGCCGCTGTCGGACTCGACGCTTTCGAGCCAGACATCCACGGTATCGCCGATATCGATGGCCGACTTATCGTCCCACTCGCTGGCGGGTACCAGGCCCTCGCTCTTGAGGCCGACATCGATGATGACGTCGTCGCCGACCAAGCCGGCGATGCGGCCCTTGAGCAGCGTACCGGGCTGGAAGCTGCCCACAGTCGCGTCGATGACTGAGGCGATGGCCTCCTGGTCCGGCTCGCCGGAACCGAGGGCATCGATCATCTGCTGTTCAATGCTGTTGTCCAGTTCGAGACTATGGATCAGGTTATAATCGACCATTCGTAGACCTTTGTGCCTTTGCTCTCACTTTGCTCGATCCCGGGAGAGGAGAGTCATCTCACGACGTTGCGACTTGATGGGGAGGGCAGCCGCGACGGGGAAAAGAGACGTCGGCCACGCGGCGCGAACCTCTCGCGCCTGCTCCATCCGTGCCGAGCCTAGGCAGTATAGACGAATTGGCGGGCGGTTGCCAGCCCCGGGGCTGGCCCGGGTGCGGCGGCGGGCGGAATCGCCGTAACTCATTATTTAAAAACAGGATACGACCGCGTGACCGGGCGTCTGGTCGGCGGGACAAGGGGGCCTGTGGGCCGCGCGGACCTGGACGGATCTGGTGTTCCGTCGGGGTGTCAGGGGCTGCCGGCCAGGCATCTGACCAGCAGTTGTCGTTGCCTCGGGCCGTCGAACTCGCAGAAGTAGATGCCCTGCCAGGTTCCCAGAATGAGGCGTCCGCCCTCGACCAGGACGGTCTGGGACATGCCGATGAGCGAGCACTTGAGGTGGGCGTTGCTGTTTCCCTCGCTGTGGCGGAAGCCGCTGTCGTCGCGGGGGATGAGTTGATCCAGCTTCCAGAGGATATCGTGAACCACGTCCGGGTCGGCGTTCTCCTGGATGGTCACGCCGGCCGTCGTATGGGGCACGTAGCAGACAGCACAGCCGTCAACCAGGCCGGTTTCTCGAACTGCGGCTTGCACCTTGTCGGTCACGTCGATCATCTGACATTGCGAGTCGGTGCGTACATTGAGTGTCTTGATCATGGCCATTCTCCCGTTTGCGGGTCATGTCGGCGTGATTCTATAATCGTCCCTGTCTGATGGCTCGTGATACACGGGATCCGGCATCGAGGTCAAATGTCGCATAGCCGTGGCAGGGTGGTCGTCGCGATGAGCGGCGGCGTGGACTCGAGTGTGGCCGCGTGCCTGCTGCGTGAGCAGGGGTACGAGGTCACGGGTCTGTTCATGCGTACCGGGGTGCAGGCCCCCACCCCCGCGGACGGCGAGGCTGGCGGTGTGAGCGAGGTCTCTGCGGCCAATCCTGACATCCGCCACTGGAGTTGCTGCAGTGCCGCTGACGCGGCGGACGCCCGGGCAGTGGCCGGCATGCTGGGCATCCCGTTCTTTGCCCTGGACTTCAAGCCGGCCTTTGACCGGATCATCGATTACTTTGTTGAGGAGTACGTTCGTGGCCGGACCCCGAATCCGTGTGTGATGTGCAACGAGCAGCTCAAGTTCGGTCGGCTGGCGGACTACGGCCGGGCGGCGGGGGCGGATTGGGTGGCCACCGGGCACTATGCCAGGATAGTCGCCGTCGGTGAAGGGTATCGATTGTGCCGGGGGGTCGACCCGACGAAGGATCAGTCGTACGTGTTGTTTGGGATCGACCGGGGCATGCTGGCCCGGGCGCTGTTTCCGATCGGCGGTCTGAGCAAGGATCAGGTCCGCAGCGAGGCCCGGCGGTTTGGGCTCAAGATCAGCGAGAAGCACGAATCTCAGGATATCTGCTTCGTACCGGACCGGGACTATGCCCGGCTGGTTCGTGAGCGGCGGCCGGAGGTGTTTCGCGAAGGACCGATTGTGGACCGATCGGGTCACGAGGTGGGCCGGCACGAGGGGGTGGTGAACTTCACCATTGGTCAGCGGCGCGGACTGGGGGTGGCTGCCGGACATCCCATTTACGTGACGCGTATCGACGTGGCGCGCAACACGGTGTTTGTTGGAGGGAAGGAGGATCTGGCCCGCGATGTGCTGGAGGCCAATCGTGTTCACTGGCTGACTGATCCGCCGGCCGGGGCATTCCGCGCCGAAGTTCAGATCCGCTACAGCCATCGCGCAGCACCGGCGACTGTGGAACTGCTGCCCGGCGAGCGGTTCCGGGCCCGATTCGATGCCGGACAGATCGCGATCACGCCTGGGCAGGCTGCCGTGCTTTACGAAGGCGACGCTGTTCTTGGCGGCGGGTGGATTGAGTGAGCGCCAGAACACCGAAAGTCGAGCACCAAGACGGAGCCCCGGCGAATCGGGGCGATCCCGTGATTCTCGTCTTTCACCAGGGAGCGATCGGCGACTTTCTGTTGACGCTTCCGGTCATCCAAGCTGCGAGAGAGGCGGCCGGGGCTGCACGTGTCGAAGTGGTCGCTTCGGCGAGCTCGGCCCGGGTTGCGGCCGGGCGAAGCGTTGTCGATACCTGGACTTCGCCCGAGCAGGTGGGCCTCCACACGCTCTTTGGAGAGGGCAGCGATCTGGACGAGGGCCTCGTTCGGCGACTGGAGCAGGCGTCGCTGGTATTGAGCTTCCTCGGCGGACCGGCGGAGGCGTCTCACCACCGCCTTTGTGCGGCGACGCCCGGACGCGTCGTGTCGGTCGATCCTCGTCCGAACCAGGAGACCCTGGCGGCCGGGCGGCACATCACCGCCCAGTGGGTAGCGGCCGTTCGAGCCCAGGCTCTGGCGATCGGCAGCGCGAAGCCGACGTTCATCCGGATGGAGAAGACGCCGGCAGGGTCATCACCAGACAGCCCGGTTATTGGGGACACTGGCGAGAGCTCAGCGGCGCGGGTTGTCATTCATCCCGGCAGCGGTGGTCGAGGCAAGTGTTGGCCGGTCGAACGATTCATGGTGATGGCGGACGAGATGGACGGCGTGGCGATCGCCTGGATGCTTGGGCCGGCGGAATGCGAGGCAGGTGACGATCGCTTTGCCGGTCTGCGCGATCGAATCCAGCGGCGTGGCGAGAAGTTGATCATCGAGGCGGATCTTCTCGTGGCAGCCCGGGAGATCGCCGAGGCCGACCTGTTTGCAGGCAACGACAGCGGCATGACGCATCTGGCGGCGGCCCTCGGCGTGCGTACGCTGGCCGTTTTCACGACCACTGATCCGCGCGTGTGGCGACCGCTGGGGGATCACGTGACCGTTCTGGCGTCAAGGTGATGTCTCGAGGCCGACCGCTGCGACCTGTTCATAGCAGTCGTCGAAGCGCGGCCAGGAGGCGGTCGATCATCTCTTGGGTGTGGCCGGCACAAACCGCGATTCGCATGTGGCCCTCCGGGCCGACGCCGGCATAGTTTCGCGTATGGGGTACGAGGAAGCCTCGCTCCTTGAGTGCCTCGTGCAGTTGCCGCATGCGCTCACCGGTGCCGCATCGAGCGGAGACGATAGGAGCGGGACTATCGGCCACAGCGATCCCGAGGTCGCGCAGGCCCCGGCGAAGGTGGAGCACGTTCCGGAGAAGCCGGGCACGTATTTCCGGCTTGGCCATGACGATCTCAAGGGCTCTCGCGCTCGCGGCGGCGGCGGCCGTCGGCGGGGCGCTGGCCCCGTCAAACAGATGGGAAGCCGAACGCAGGCGATCGATGAAGGCGGTTGTTCCGGGGATGATTCCACCGAAGCCGCCGAGGGCCTTGCTGAGGGTGCCGCAGAAGCACAGTCGGGTGGAGTTCGCGGGGCATTCACTCGCGTCGGCGTTGACCCAGTCGGACCAGAGGCCCAGGTGGTCCAGTGTTCCTCGCCCGTTTTCGCCGACGGTTCCGACGCCGTGGGCATCGTCGAGCAGGATGGTCGCCCCCGGCCGGGCCCGGAGCACTGTCAGGTACGCATCGACGGGGGCGATCTCTCCGGTGGATGAGAAGACGCCGTCGGTCAGCACGAGGGGCCGTGTGGACACGGGCACGTGTTCGCGAAGGGCGGCGGCCAAGCCGTCCGGGTCGCAGTGGGGAAAGCGGTGAATCGGACGACCCGGCAGCGGGGCCGCTTCCATGACGCTGAAGTGGCAATGTTCGTCGGCCAGGATGAGATCGAACGTGTCGCCGAGGGCGTGGATGAGCGTGGTGGTACCGAAGTAGCCGGACGGGAAGTAGAAGGCGCCGGCCGTGCCGAAGTAGGCGGCGGCCAACCGCTCCGCCTCGAGCGTGACGGGGTTGTTGCCGAAGCCGCGCCGGGAGGTCGCGGTGTGAATGCCGTACTTGCGGATTGCCGCACAGGCCGCCTCTATGATGTCCGGGTGGCCGTGCAGGCCGAGGTAGCTTGTACCTCCGAAGTAAACGTACCGCCGGCCGTCGATGACGGTCTCAGGGCCGGGCGGCGATTCCATGATACGCTGGGGAGTGAGCGGTTCGTTCACGGAAGATCCTGTCTCGACTCTGGGTCTCGGAGGGAGCTCCCCCTCCTGCAACACATCCGGCGGGGAGGGACGCTCTCAAAGACCGAGCTTATACCACTTCGGGCAGCACTGCGGCAAACGCTTTCGCGGGGTCTGGTTTCTCAGCACACAGGATCGTTGCCGACCTTTCAGGCACCCCCTGAAAATGCGGAGGGTATTCGACGGCTCTTATCCAGCCTTCTTGGGAAACCGATCGCCGTAGAGCATATCCGGGCGCGGCGAAACGAGCCTGCCGTCGCGAACGAAGGCGGGACCGCGCTCGGCCAGATGCCTGACCAAGCGGGCGCGCCAGGTCTCAAGCCGTTCGCGGTGGCCAGCGTCGCCGGCGAGATCGTGCAGTTCGCCGGGGTCCGACTGCAGATCGAACAACTGCTCCTTGCCGCTGTGGGAGAAGAAAATGTACTTCGTCCGCCCGTCGGTCAGAGCGTTCCAGTGTTCCGTGCCCTTGTAGCAGCGGCTATGCTCCAAGTCGATGAAGGGCCGCCAGCCGGCCGCGTTGCCGCGGACGAGTTCCAGCAGGCTCTTGCCGTCGAAAGCGTCCGCAGGTGCGGCCACGCCTGCGGCGTCGAGGAACGTCGGCAGTATATCGCGGAGCTCGACGGGCTGAGCCAGCACCTGCCCGCGCTCGGCCGCCATGCTCACAGGCCAGCGGATGAGCATCGGAATACGAACCGAGGATTCGTAGGCGTACGTCTTTCGCCACAGATGGTGGTCGCCGAGCATATCGCCGTGGTCGGCGGTAAAGAGGATGAGCGTATTGTCGAGCAGTTTGCGTTCGCGCAACGCCGCCAGGATGCGGCCGATCTGCTCATCGACGAATGTGACCGACCCGTAGTAGGCCCGGCGAGACTGGCGAACCTGCTCGGGGCCGAGATCGCCCCGCCAGCGATTGTAGTCTGGCGGATCGAGCGGGACGTCGTTGCCGCTCGCCCAGCCGCCGAGGTGAGCGGCCGGGACTTGGGTATCTACGTACATCTTCATGAACCGCTCGGGCGGATCGTAAGGGCTGTGCGGGCGGGCGAAGGAGACCTTCAAGAAGAAGGGCGAAGCTCCGCTGTAGTTCTGGACGAATCGCACGGCTACGTCCGTCGTCCAGCGGGTTGGGTGCAGTTCCTCCGGCAAGGCGTAGGTCTTGGCCCGGTAGTCGTTCCAGCCAATGCCGGTGGCGTCCGGGTCGAGGGTCGGAGCCAGCGAGCGAAACCAGCAGCGGTAGTCGCTGACGAAGTCCGCTGTCTGGATGCGGCCGGACTCGTCCAGGATCGTCCTATCGAAGCCGTGAAGGTTGCGCTGCGGGTAGTAGTGCATCTTGCCGACGCCGATTGCGTAGTAGCCCGCCCCGTGGAGCAATGCGGGCAGCTCACGCTCGTAGTGTTCGGCCATCCGCCCCATGCCGAGCATGCCATGATGCCACGGTGACAGACCGGTGAGCAGACCGCTGCGAGCCGGTGTGCAGGATGGTGTGGAGGTGTACG
Protein-coding regions in this window:
- a CDS encoding secondary thiamine-phosphate synthase enzyme YjbQ — protein: MIKTLNVRTDSQCQMIDVTDKVQAAVRETGLVDGCAVCYVPHTTAGVTIQENADPDVVHDILWKLDQLIPRDDSGFRHSEGNSNAHLKCSLIGMSQTVLVEGGRLILGTWQGIYFCEFDGPRQRQLLVRCLAGSP
- the mnmA gene encoding tRNA 2-thiouridine(34) synthase MnmA: MSGGVDSSVAACLLREQGYEVTGLFMRTGVQAPTPADGEAGGVSEVSAANPDIRHWSCCSAADAADARAVAGMLGIPFFALDFKPAFDRIIDYFVEEYVRGRTPNPCVMCNEQLKFGRLADYGRAAGADWVATGHYARIVAVGEGYRLCRGVDPTKDQSYVLFGIDRGMLARALFPIGGLSKDQVRSEARRFGLKISEKHESQDICFVPDRDYARLVRERRPEVFREGPIVDRSGHEVGRHEGVVNFTIGQRRGLGVAAGHPIYVTRIDVARNTVFVGGKEDLARDVLEANRVHWLTDPPAGAFRAEVQIRYSHRAAPATVELLPGERFRARFDAGQIAITPGQAAVLYEGDAVLGGGWIE
- a CDS encoding glycosyltransferase family 9 protein — encoded protein: MSARTPKVEHQDGAPANRGDPVILVFHQGAIGDFLLTLPVIQAAREAAGAARVEVVASASSARVAAGRSVVDTWTSPEQVGLHTLFGEGSDLDEGLVRRLEQASLVLSFLGGPAEASHHRLCAATPGRVVSVDPRPNQETLAAGRHITAQWVAAVRAQALAIGSAKPTFIRMEKTPAGSSPDSPVIGDTGESSAARVVIHPGSGGRGKCWPVERFMVMADEMDGVAIAWMLGPAECEAGDDRFAGLRDRIQRRGEKLIIEADLLVAAREIAEADLFAGNDSGMTHLAAALGVRTLAVFTTTDPRVWRPLGDHVTVLASR
- a CDS encoding pyridoxal phosphate-dependent aminotransferase family protein; translated protein: MNEPLTPQRIMESPPGPETVIDGRRYVYFGGTSYLGLHGHPDIIEAACAAIRKYGIHTATSRRGFGNNPVTLEAERLAAAYFGTAGAFYFPSGYFGTTTLIHALGDTFDLILADEHCHFSVMEAAPLPGRPIHRFPHCDPDGLAAALREHVPVSTRPLVLTDGVFSSTGEIAPVDAYLTVLRARPGATILLDDAHGVGTVGENGRGTLDHLGLWSDWVNADASECPANSTRLCFCGTLSKALGGFGGIIPGTTAFIDRLRSASHLFDGASAPPTAAAAASARALEIVMAKPEIRARLLRNVLHLRRGLRDLGIAVADSPAPIVSARCGTGERMRQLHEALKERGFLVPHTRNYAGVGPEGHMRIAVCAGHTQEMIDRLLAALRRLL
- a CDS encoding arylsulfatase: MRPLAKTWELRVEDQSVRHTFRLSYPVLVATLVISAAAIGSFAADTGPAARPNIVLLMADQFRADCLGSDGNNAIRTPNLDGLAADGARFRCAYTSTPSCTPARSGLLTGLSPWHHGMLGMGRMAEHYERELPALLHGAGYYAIGVGKMHYYPQRNLHGFDRTILDESGRIQTADFVSDYRCWFRSLAPTLDPDATGIGWNDYRAKTYALPEELHPTRWTTDVAVRFVQNYSGASPFFLKVSFARPHSPYDPPERFMKMYVDTQVPAAHLGGWASGNDVPLDPPDYNRWRGDLGPEQVRQSRRAYYGSVTFVDEQIGRILAALRERKLLDNTLILFTADHGDMLGDHHLWRKTYAYESSVRIPMLIRWPVSMAAERGQVLAQPVELRDILPTFLDAAGVAAPADAFDGKSLLELVRGNAAGWRPFIDLEHSRCYKGTEHWNALTDGRTKYIFFSHSGKEQLFDLQSDPGELHDLAGDAGHRERLETWRARLVRHLAERGPAFVRDGRLVSPRPDMLYGDRFPKKAG